One Coleofasciculus chthonoplastes PCC 7420 genomic region harbors:
- a CDS encoding circadian clock KaiB family protein: MKKENLKSSTEAFEKALTQSNTTHYCLHLYISGTTLKSIRAIEMIKHICEDYLPERYTLEVIDIYQQPELVKQAQIFATPTLIKTLPLPLQRIIGDMSQTEKIMVGLDIVPKND; the protein is encoded by the coding sequence ATGAAAAAAGAAAACCTAAAAAGTTCGACAGAAGCCTTTGAAAAAGCCCTAACTCAAAGCAACACAACCCATTACTGTCTCCACTTGTATATTTCTGGAACAACGTTAAAATCGATCCGTGCCATTGAAATGATCAAACATATCTGTGAAGACTATCTTCCCGAACGATACACCTTGGAGGTTATCGATATTTATCAACAACCGGAATTGGTTAAGCAAGCACAGATTTTTGCCACACCTACCCTAATTAAAACACTGCCCCTGCCATTACAACGGATTATTGGCGATATGTCCCAGACAGAAAAAATTATGGTGGGGCTAGATATTGTGCCGAAAAATGATTAG
- a CDS encoding AAA-like domain-containing protein — MPRSLQVHSHSVSRVKSSLLRNGFPSQKLLAEALSISQSTVSNFLNGKPVDYINFVELCAALGQEWRDIADLETPSPALEVREIRAKVLMSGYPPHFNLTQTIQQAICQAGHDVFLAQQNTALDNYLKLSDYLLLLLSQTTAVSEMVLEQVRLAKTLHHITPQKPAILPILVDVCQNGNGISTPLPFDLLGYLQGTQPWHWRCHDDPTILASEVLQVLSQGRTALPTDHQLAISWSKLTPQTQKNTSLHAPLPVAAPELPEGQVDLDSTFYINRPPIESVCYETITRPGALIRIKAPRQMGKTSLMARILRHAEQQGSQTVALSLQLANQRILANSNTFLEWFCASVSLALGRLDPEQLAKYAQLADMIGSNQSCKAYFEQYLLPHISTSLTLGLDEVDRLFASPEIADDFFGLLRALHEEAKRREIWQKFRLVVVHSTEVYVPLDMNKSPFNVGLPIELPEFNQQQVMELARRHGLEWSIETVDSLVTLVGGHPYLVRLALYHIARQDMTLEDIQQTAPTEAGIYSDHLRRHLWNLQTYPELLDAMKAIVMASTPVRLPSQQAFKLNSMGLVKLFGNDCTPRCQLYQKYFRDRLA; from the coding sequence ATGCCGCGATCGCTCCAAGTTCACTCTCACTCCGTTTCCCGCGTTAAATCGTCCCTCTTGCGGAATGGCTTTCCCAGTCAGAAGCTTTTGGCGGAAGCCTTGAGTATCTCCCAATCCACCGTGAGCAACTTCCTCAACGGCAAACCCGTGGATTATATCAATTTCGTGGAACTTTGCGCCGCATTAGGGCAGGAATGGCGAGATATCGCTGATTTAGAGACTCCATCTCCCGCTTTGGAGGTACGGGAAATCAGAGCAAAAGTGCTGATGAGTGGATACCCGCCCCATTTTAATCTGACACAAACAATACAACAGGCAATTTGTCAAGCGGGTCATGACGTTTTTTTGGCGCAGCAAAATACTGCCCTGGATAACTACTTAAAGCTATCCGATTACTTGCTGCTGCTATTATCCCAAACCACCGCCGTTAGCGAAATGGTACTCGAACAAGTTCGGCTGGCTAAGACGTTACACCACATCACGCCCCAAAAACCCGCAATTTTGCCCATTTTAGTGGACGTTTGTCAGAATGGAAATGGTATCAGTACCCCCTTACCTTTTGATTTACTTGGCTATCTCCAAGGCACTCAACCCTGGCACTGGCGTTGTCATGATGATCCGACGATTCTCGCCTCAGAAGTTCTCCAGGTTCTCAGCCAAGGGCGCACCGCTTTGCCAACGGATCATCAATTGGCGATTTCTTGGAGTAAACTGACTCCCCAAACACAGAAAAATACATCACTTCATGCGCCTCTCCCTGTCGCTGCACCAGAATTACCCGAAGGGCAAGTCGATCTTGACTCTACCTTTTACATTAATCGCCCGCCCATTGAATCGGTTTGTTATGAAACCATAACTCGACCGGGGGCATTAATCCGAATCAAAGCCCCCCGACAAATGGGAAAAACCTCTTTGATGGCGCGAATTCTGCGTCATGCTGAACAGCAGGGATCTCAAACTGTGGCTTTAAGTTTACAACTGGCAAATCAGCGGATATTAGCGAATTCTAATACATTCTTAGAATGGTTTTGTGCCAGTGTCAGTTTAGCCTTGGGGCGACTCGATCCCGAACAACTGGCAAAATATGCCCAGTTAGCGGATATGATTGGCAGCAATCAAAGCTGTAAAGCCTATTTTGAACAGTATTTACTTCCCCATATTTCCACCTCATTGACATTAGGATTAGATGAAGTGGATCGCCTCTTTGCCTCTCCGGAAATTGCCGATGACTTTTTCGGGTTATTACGGGCATTGCATGAGGAAGCGAAACGGCGCGAGATTTGGCAGAAATTCCGGTTAGTGGTGGTACATTCTACGGAAGTATATGTTCCCTTGGATATGAATAAATCGCCCTTTAATGTAGGATTACCGATTGAATTGCCAGAGTTTAATCAACAACAGGTGATGGAGTTAGCCAGACGCCATGGATTAGAATGGTCGATTGAAACGGTAGATTCTCTGGTTACCTTAGTTGGTGGACATCCTTATTTGGTGAGACTGGCACTTTATCATATTGCCCGTCAGGATATGACATTAGAGGACATCCAGCAAACCGCGCCCACGGAAGCAGGAATTTATAGTGATCATTTGCGCCGCCATTTGTGGAATTTGCAAACCTATCCGGAATTATTGGACGCGATGAAAGCCATAGTAATGGCATCGACGCCAGTCCGTTTACCCTCGCAACAGGCGTTTAAATTAAACAGTATGGGACTGGTAAAACTCTTTGGTAATGATTGCACGCCTCGGTGTCAATTGTACCAGAAATATTTTCGCGATCGCTTGGCGTAA
- the kaiB gene encoding circadian clock protein KaiB: METLQEISNQASGFWQLRLYVAGQTPKSIKAFANLKKICEEHLNGQYHIEVIDLLENPQLAKGDKIVAIPTLVRKLPPPLKQIIGDLSNTEKVLVGLDLRRDSEAI, encoded by the coding sequence ATGGAAACTCTACAAGAAATTAGCAATCAGGCATCAGGATTTTGGCAATTGCGCCTCTATGTAGCAGGGCAAACCCCGAAATCAATTAAAGCATTTGCTAATTTGAAAAAAATTTGCGAGGAACACCTGAATGGTCAATATCATATCGAAGTGATTGATCTACTCGAAAATCCTCAACTTGCCAAAGGAGACAAAATTGTGGCGATTCCGACATTGGTGCGGAAACTGCCACCGCCACTCAAACAAATTATTGGCGATTTATCCAATACTGAAAAGGTTTTGGTAGGACTCGATTTGCGTCGAGACTCCGAAGCAATTTAG
- the kaiC gene encoding circadian clock protein KaiC yields the protein MSKTTLAKNQLRKCPTGIKGLDEITDGGLPLGRTTLICGTAGCGKTLMGMEFIVRGILDYSESAVFMAFEETAAELTQNVASLGWDLDELTATEKLSIDYVYIDPQEIEETGDYDLEALFIRLGSAIDAIGAKRVVLDTVEVLFSGLSNTAIVRAELRRLFRWLKTKGVTAIVTGEKGENSLTRYGIEEYVSDCVIRLDHRLYEDISTRKLQIVKYRGSSHGTNDYPFLINSDGITVLPITSVGLDHTVTHERISSGIERLDTMLGGEGYFRGSSILITGTAGTGKTTLAAHFAEATCRRGERCLYFAFEEAPQQIIRNMQSVGINLPEFVNQGLLRFQARRPTAYGLEMHLVQIHSLIKAFQPTVVIIDPMSNLTMGGTLLQAKAFLFRLIDLLKSQQITVFLTNLIQGGMLVEQTEIGVSSLMDTWLEVRFVESNGERNRVFFILKSRGMEHSNQVRELKLTKQGVELVDVYLGEGIVLTGTARRIQAEKEKAVKLTRKQEFERKRRNFARQKAIIHSQITALQAQLEREEENIEEMMQEEQSHQDNLQQNRVAIAQLRQADFIQGNE from the coding sequence ATGTCAAAAACCACATTAGCCAAAAATCAACTTCGCAAATGCCCAACCGGGATCAAAGGATTAGACGAAATTACTGATGGCGGATTGCCGTTAGGACGAACAACTCTGATTTGTGGAACAGCCGGGTGTGGAAAGACGTTAATGGGGATGGAGTTTATAGTAAGGGGTATCCTGGACTACTCAGAATCGGCTGTGTTCATGGCGTTTGAAGAAACGGCGGCAGAATTGACCCAAAATGTCGCCTCTTTGGGTTGGGATTTGGACGAATTGACGGCAACAGAAAAACTCTCGATTGATTATGTTTATATTGACCCGCAGGAGATTGAAGAAACTGGGGACTATGATTTAGAAGCTTTATTTATTCGCCTCGGTAGTGCCATTGATGCCATCGGTGCCAAGCGAGTTGTCCTGGATACTGTTGAAGTGCTGTTTTCTGGCTTGTCCAATACCGCGATTGTCCGGGCAGAGTTGCGGCGGTTATTTCGCTGGTTGAAAACGAAAGGGGTTACGGCAATTGTTACCGGGGAAAAAGGGGAGAACTCTCTGACTCGTTATGGCATCGAAGAGTATGTTTCTGATTGCGTGATTCGCCTCGATCACCGTCTCTACGAAGATATTTCAACCCGTAAATTGCAAATTGTCAAGTACCGGGGGTCTAGTCACGGGACAAATGACTATCCCTTTCTGATTAATTCAGACGGGATTACTGTATTGCCAATTACATCCGTGGGATTAGATCATACCGTAACCCACGAACGGATATCGAGTGGGATTGAACGCCTCGACACTATGCTGGGAGGGGAGGGATATTTTCGTGGTAGCAGTATTCTGATCACAGGGACAGCGGGAACGGGGAAAACGACGTTGGCGGCACATTTTGCTGAAGCCACTTGTCGGCGGGGTGAACGCTGTCTCTATTTTGCCTTTGAAGAAGCCCCGCAGCAAATTATCCGCAATATGCAATCGGTTGGCATTAATTTACCGGAATTTGTCAACCAAGGCTTGTTACGGTTTCAGGCGAGACGTCCAACGGCTTATGGCTTAGAAATGCACCTGGTACAAATCCACAGTTTAATTAAAGCGTTTCAGCCCACGGTTGTGATTATTGACCCGATGAGTAATCTGACGATGGGCGGTACTCTCTTACAGGCAAAAGCGTTTCTCTTCCGTCTGATTGATCTGCTAAAGTCCCAACAAATTACGGTGTTTTTGACGAATTTAATCCAAGGGGGGATGCTTGTTGAGCAGACGGAGATCGGCGTTTCCTCGTTAATGGATACGTGGTTGGAGGTGCGTTTTGTGGAGAGTAATGGCGAACGCAATCGTGTATTTTTTATCCTCAAATCTCGTGGGATGGAACACTCCAATCAGGTGCGGGAATTGAAATTAACCAAGCAGGGAGTCGAGTTAGTCGATGTCTATTTAGGAGAAGGGATAGTGCTGACGGGTACGGCGCGAAGGATTCAAGCGGAAAAAGAAAAAGCCGTGAAGTTGACTCGAAAACAGGAATTTGAGCGCAAACGCCGCAATTTTGCCCGCCAGAAAGCGATTATCCACTCCCAAATCACCGCCTTGCAAGCGCAACTGGAACGGGAAGAGGAAAATATTGAAGAGATGATGCAGGAGGAGCAATCCCACCAAGATAATCTACAGCAAAACCGAGTCGCGATCGCGCAGCTTCGTCAGGCGGATTTCATTCAGGGCAATGAGTAG